A window of Fusarium falciforme chromosome 1, complete sequence genomic DNA:
CCAGGGCCTTATGTGTTCTCGTATATATATACGAACCATTTAGCCCTTGTTGTCATTCCGCTTGGGCTCCTGCCGTAGTAGGACTGCCCAGTTTCGGAGTGAGGGGAGGTTGTGTGGCCGTTTCCCATCTCCTTCCCGCTTCCTTTCACATCTTGCAAGATGCCCTCTAAACATGGCAGCTTCGTGGGACGCTTTTCAGATGAGCCAATTGGGCTGCTGATAAACGTGTTCAGTCCTTTACCAGACTGCTAGAATGCACATCGGCATCAGGGCCTCAATCTCTCTAAGCAAGGCCCAAGGCAACCACACCACTAATCctcgcctccttctcccaccGGGGTCAGCTTCACCTTCAGATCGCCCTTTTCCCAAAGATTAAAAACCTTTTGGTCATTCCAGTTCTTACTCTCCGAAACCAATTCGAGGTCAAACTTCCACAACAGGTGTGCAAGAATAAGCCTCATTTCAGCATAGGCGAGACTGAATACGGACCAAGATTAGTCACTGCCTCTCAATGCGCGATTTTGAATACATCAATACTCACTTCTTCCCAAGGCAGTTGCGCGGGCCAATAGAAAAGGGCTGCAGCACTTCCTTTGCGTCACCGTCATATCGAGGGTCGCCGAGCCAGCGTTCAGGAACAAATATCTTGGGGTCGCGGAAGTTGATCTCGCTCTGGTAGGCTGACCAATGTGAGACTGACACTTTGGTCTACGGCTGGGTCAGATTTAGTGAAAAAGTACTTGCGTATCAACTCACATCTTCAGGGATCTGATAGCCCTCGATCTCCTCACCACCTTTGGGTGTCTCTCTGGGGAGGCCAATAGGCACCGGTGGATCTGCTTCCTCATCAGTATGGTCTTTCAAGACAGTTCAACCGACTTACACATGCGTGATCCTTCACTAAAAGCCGCGATCATGTACCGAAGCTGATTGACCCTGGCGATAGTAATCTCCTGCTCGCTCGTAAATGAAGTGCGAATCTCTTTCACCAAGCTCTCATACTTGTCCTGGTTGGTCAAGAGCTGAAAGGTCACACCACTAAGCAGCGTCGCAGTCGTCTCGCTCCCGGCAATGATGAGAATCTTGGCATTCTCGGCAATTTCAGATCGAGTCATTCCCTTTTCATCATTATGACGGAGAATGTACGACATGAAATCCTCACGGTTCGTGTCACGACTCTCAATCCGCTTCATGGCCGTGGACTTGGACAGCTGGAAGTGCTCTTCCAGGCTGCGCTTGAGGTGAGCCGGCATCAAGAGTGAAACAAACCTGCCGAGTCCGAGACGTTGCATGGCGGCTCGTAGCGGCCCTGTCTTGACAGACGAAAAGATCATGGCCACCCATGGGTGGTATCCGCCGCTGTCGAGGCATCCAAATGACTGGCCGAATGCCAGATCACCGATGATGTCAAAGGTGGTGAAGTTGTACCATCGAACAATGTCAATGGCTGTACCTTGGTGTGCAAGCTCAATGAGGCGCAAGATGAACTTGTCAACATAGTGTTGCATGATCTCTTCTTGTCCACGTAAAGCTCGATCCGAGAAGGCGTGGGCGAGAAGTCGGCGGAACCGACGATGATCCTCGGTGTTGGCATTGATAATGTCGGTTTGGTCGCGAACAGGCTTGTAAAAGAGTGCATCTTTCTCAAACGTCTGTGCCATGCTGGTTTTGTGGCCGTAGATCTTCTTCATGGCATCTGCCGTGATGAAGGAGACATCATTGTGGGTGAATCGCACAACGGGTCCGTATTGGTCATGGAGCTCTTTCAGTCTCCTCTCCCAGTTGCCCTGAATCCAGTAGTAGAAAAAGGGCAGCTGAGTAAAGGAGTAAAGGCGTGGGCCTGGTACTTTTGCAagaggatggaagaaggCGTAGTAGATTCCACTTGCAAAGAAATACAAAACCTAGGTAGACATGTTAGCATCCCTTTCAGGTTCAAGACAAAGGTACCTTACCGCCAGAGCAGCAACCAAAATTGCTACCCCTAGGGGTGGGGCATTGTCCATTCGTTGAAAGTAGTGAGAAAGGGCAGGCATTCTGGCGTATTGAATCGTGATAGTAAGAGGGATATGAGCATGAGTGAGGACATAAAGAACAACAAAAGAACGGTAAAAAAGCATTTTTATATTCCTCTAATCTGCTTTGCCCGTCACGGAAGCCAGATCTTTCGGCAATCAACTCGTCATCTGTCCCATCTTGATTCGCATTACCGTCACTTACACCCCGAGACCCCGATAACTATTTTGTTTCACATGTTGATAGATCGAATCATTCTTGCatcttcttgatctcgtcggGTGTAGAATAGGAAGCATGCATTCGGGAAATGTTCCGTCCCCGCAGCCAGCCGCGTCAATACGAATCATGTCCATGGTTTACGTCGTCCTTCCCTGTCTATAAACCTTGATATAGTTTCAGTTGTATGCCGGCTTCCCGCCGTGCATATGCAAGTACCCGCTGCCTGTAACTTGATCGTCTCGGGTCGGGGACTTGGTGCTGCCCGTTTGCGGGGCAAGAGAGCCTTCTAGAGCCGTTTTCCTGGCCGAAGACTTTGCGATCGCCACATTCGTATGCTCAATCTTGAGCACTGGTTACTCCTCTTACTCTTCAAGCCTTTTCTTGTCTATCCTACGTCCAGCGGAGTCTACTATTTACCATCTGTGGAACCAATTTGTTAGAATTTGTCGTCACTTGAGTCAAAAACATCACCCCGGTCAACTTTCTCATAGCTGGCGTAATCTTcaaccccccccccccaacCCAAAAGAGCCCTTCAATTTGGCCGGTTTCGTGCGAAGTTTTATGATATAGAGCTAGTGGATATCGGGAGTCTCTGTCAGTCTTGCCTACCATTGGTCCCTCCCACCTAAGAGGTCTCCAAGAAACGTCACACAACtgtctttttaattttatgCCGTACAAGCCAAGGGGTATCACTGGCAATGTCGGCCAGAAGCTTGTCCGGTCGCTCAGCAAACATAGTCATCAAGTCTGCGGCCTTACGCACAGCCCCTCAAAGCTATCCCCTGAGACTCTAGCCGCTCTGGAGCGATTCGAAGTTTGCTCTAGCTACGACGACATCACAGCGTTGGATAGCACCTGCACTAGTGTCGATGCGGTTGTTTGTGCCTGTGGCTTAGATCCTCGCTTGCAGCTTGATAGacagctgcttcttctccgggCCACCAAGAGGGCTGGAGTCAAAATCTACATTACTGCCAGCTAGAATGGTGACTAGAGCAAGTTATAGCTAGGCAAGCATGAGGCCTACGATGCCTATGTATCCTTCAGACACCACGTCGAGATAACTTCTCCGATCAAGCCTACCTACATATCCATTAGAATCTTTGCCGAAACTATATTCTCCATGTTTGGCCACGGTCACGTCGGGCCTAAAATGCCCTTGGTTTGGGATACAAGAACTAAGGCCATGAAAATTTGGGAAACCAGCCACACGACTTAGTTTTGGACTACTGAGACGGATACGGCCGAGTTCACCGCTGGGGTCATTCAACGGGACGACAACGCAAAGGGCGGTTTTTAGAACGTATGCTCTAGTGCCTGATCTCTTTGGCAAATCGCAGAGATTTACGAACGCGAGCGTGACGTCAAAGTGACTCAATATCCAGGGCTCTATCGACAAgcttgaggccaaggcacTGGATGCGAGGAGTAAAGGGGATAAGAGGAAATGCTATCTCTACACTGGACTATTCTACTAGCTTCATACTAGCAACGGGGCCCTCAACTTTCACAAGCTAGACAACGACCAACTCACAGTCTCGGGGGCGACTATTAAAGAGTTCTTAAGACAAAACCCTCATATCTAGGAGTAGCATTTTGTGGAACACAATGACCACTATGCCATACGGCAAAAGTAGAAGATACCTTCTGCTATTGTAGAGGCATTTTGGGTCATTTATGCGGCTCAAAAAATTTGGGTTTCTTATGCAGAGTATAGCATCTAAATTAGACGAGCCGCATTTATTGTTATTCATGTGATGGTCGCTGATGCAATAGAATTCTATAAGACAGGTAGCTATAAATCGAGTAGAGACTTCTTTCACAAGCGGACTACTAGCCAGAGGATCGGAAGCAGGCCAGGCTAGTTAATCGTTGCCGTGCTCCGGCTCGTCATTCAACCTTGGGGAGAAATGCTTCCACCTCAATCTCCAAGTGCAAGTCGGGCCGCAACAGCTTATGGACATCAACACCAGTAAAGAGAGACCGGTTCGCACCAACATATTCAATCAGAATTCGATGCAGCGTGGGGCCAAATTCTCATCAGTGTTGGCGTGATGCGTATTGACCTATTGCAATGGTCATGTGGTCAGCCAAGAACAACGAATCTTTGAAGAGATACAGGAGCCCTCAAGGCAGGCCTGAGCTCGGTGAACTCACAGTGGACCTTCAAGAATCCTGGCTCATCTTTGAACTTAATCTCCCCAGGATGAGTGAGATCGATGGGATACTCAACGGCTCCCTCGCCTCGTCTGATGATGTCGATGGCCTTCTCGATCGCTCCTTTCTACGGAAAATATGTATTAGCTGCAAAGGTACGGTTAGCCGAGGGGCACTTACAACCTGTGCCAGATATGCCTCATCTGAGTCGAAAAGAAAACCTGGCAACTTGAACTTTGGCGGATCAACAAAGCCTAGACGAATTCCCTGCCAGTCGCTCCTGAACTGAACCTTAATGGACCTTGGCTCCTTGGCCGCTTGGAGGATGACATTTGTGATGTCGGCTAGGTCTCTGACAGACTTGGCCATGCCGCCAACTGTTTCGAACGTCGGCACAGCTTGAAAGATTCTATCTGTAGAGATGGTTTGGGGTGTACACTTGAGAGCATACAGTGCGGCTCTACTGGCTGGTGTAGTCAACGAGCCGTTCGCCTCGCCGCCGATCGAGACAGGACTGTATCCTGCGGCAACAGCCAGGGCAGACCCAGTCGATGAGCCTCCAGGATTCTAGGTATTGGATGGCTAGTAAACGGCGAGCAAAGGGAAGCGGGGCACTCATACCGGGTTTGCgagatcttcttcttgtttctTGACCTTCTCAAAGACGTAGGCAGACCTTGCTTGACCCCCGAGAGCTGACAGGCCGCCGACGCCGCCCTCGCCTCTTTCTGAACGTCAGGCATGCATTGATCTAATGCCAGCACAGGGATAACCTACTTGCCAGCTCCAAACTCCTACCAGAATAGTTAGAACCAACTTTCAACGTTATTCGACAGGTGTCAAGAACTTACGGAAAGGTTCGCCTTCCCAATGACAACCAAGCCTGCCTTGGAGAGCTGCAGCACGTTGTTAGAATGGCCCGCAAGGTTGGGGACACTGGTAGGATTTGCATTTGCGTGCGTACCTGCTCAACAAGTTGAGATTCACCAGCGTTCTCGGTGTGGTCCAGGACTTTGGCACCCTGCGTCGTGGGAAGTTCCCAATATGGATGGGCATTGATAATGTCCTACTCTCGGTCAGTGTTGGGAGGACCTCATGCGCAATACGCGGCAAGAGATTGCACTGTTGGCTCAACGCACCTTGAGAATGATGGGAACGCTATGTAATGGGCCACTCACTTGGCCTCGCTGTCTCTCTTGATCCAATCCTCGTGCTTGTTCCAGGAGCTTTTCGCGAGGAGCAACCTTGATCATAGCGTGCAGAGCTGACCCTTTTTGGTCAAACTGTTCGATCTGTCGCAGGGAAAGGTCGATCAGCGCCTCGCTCGTGAGGGAACCATTGCCTAGAAGCTGCTGAAGATCTTGGGCCGTGGCCACGAGCAGGGCCCGCTGAGTGTTGGGCCCACCGGCGAGATTGATCTTGAGCCGTGCCATCGGGTTCTGGCTACGGAGACCAGAGACGCAAGCGAGAAATGACAGTAtttggaggatgaggatttGAAAGAGGCCCTTCGTCGGAGCTTGGAGGAGATCATGGTCGGGTTGGCCACCGTGGGGCAGGAAGGAAGCGGAAGGAGGGGAACACAACACACCTACATCTGACGCTCACAATCACGAACCCTCTCGGAGCTGTGTTTCACCAACGCCGTTTTTACATGGAGTGAAGCGCTAGAGGGACAAGTAAACCTCAACTTGTTCCATCACTTCCGACCAGAGTGGTCTTTGAGTCACAGTTCTACGCACCCGGTAATATCCATGTTTTGGGAGCTGAGACATGTAAGTGACTGGTCCTCGGGAGGTGCACAATTCTTTTTTCCAGTGGCATTAGCTGGAGATCTTTTGACACCAACTGAATATAAGTGATGCTGACAACTTCCGCCATCACTAATGATGACATAGTTTCGCCTTGAGTTTGTTTGCTGCAGCCATCTGATCTGGATCTTGACCCAATGTCCCGCACGGAGCCCACCCTCGTCAAATACTGGGAGAAACTGGTCGTCACCCCGAAGGGTACGTTGACAAATCAGGATTTCTGCGCCCCGTGGATTGACTCCCATGTTTTCGGGAGCAGGCTGTGTCTGATCCAGCGCTACAACGAGTCTCAGAGACCCTAAGGAGGATGTGGCGGGATAGGAGGGATCCTGTAAGTTAGTGCACCGTCTGGGTTGTAATCGCCCTAGGGGTTTTGAGCCTGATCCTTTCGGCGTGCCCACTGGCAGTAAGGGCAGGACAGTTGGCTGTTGCACTTGAGCCGCCCACCGACGGCAACGAAAATAAGGTCGCCTGAGACTTTTGTGGGGAGCATTTTCGGTTAACCCTGCATCTTGATAATATGTGTTCGTTCTTCATCAACTCCTCCATTCATTGTCACTAAGACCCACGGCCACCGCTGCATATTTGTGCTAACCTTGACCTGAAACGCACCAATGATAACCAATTTAGCATATATCCACAACTACTCAGTTAATATGCTCAACAGTCTCCAGTtggttcctcctcttttcACCAGCTTTTTCCATATCAATAGCATCCTGTTCCGGAACTCCATCAAAGATATGGCAAATCTCTTCAAGGGAAGGACCCTTGGTCTCCGGATACAGCCACCATACCATAGCAAATTCAACCATGACCCATCCAATGAAGATGGTATAGAATTTCCAAGCCATATCTTCAAGGCCTACGGGAATAGCAAATGTCGAGAGAGCGATAAAGCCCAACGTCCAGAACTGGAAAACAGCCATTCCTCTCAAACGGAGATTATAAGGCAAAATCTCCGTGATGTAGAGGCCCAAGTTTCCGTTCAGACCGAGGTTATAGGCCGGAGAAAACAAGTAGATAAAGGCGACGACGGCGTAGCCCGCAGACTTATTTGAGGGGTTCTCGGCGAAGATAGCGCTTCCGGTCGTGATGGCAATCAAGCAGACAAAGACAGAAGCAAGCGCCCACAGAAAGAGTTTGCGTCTGCCCACCTTGCCAGGAAGGGTAGCAAAATATAGGGCAGAAAACCATGAAAGCATCTGAGAGGTTGCATTGATAAGCGTTTGTTGGAGGCTACTGGTCAGGCCAGCCGCCGTCAAGATGGGTGATAGATAGTAAGAGATAAAGGCGTTACCGGACATCTGGCTGATGCACGCACACCAGGTCAAGATAAAAAAACGTAGGCGATTGCCGGGTGTGCGCATGAATTCCCAGTAGTTGAGGAAGATGTTGCCCCAATCATTGGCTTCATCCAGAGCCAGCGCCTCCCTAATCTCGTTGAATTCGAACTGGACTAGAGCGTCGCTCTCGTCCCCTTCGGCGTGATATTTCGCCAACATTTTCAGAGCATCTTCATCACGTCCTCTTGAGACTAGCCATCGTGGGCTCTCTGGGACAAACCAGAGACCGATAAGTTGAATAACCGACGGCAAGCCCTGCAGGGCACAAGGGACACGCCACGAGGCACTGCTGTGGATTCTGAACGTGCCAAATGTCGTCCAGGCGGCAACGATCGAGCCAAGCGCATAGGAAGTCTGGAAGAGAGCCGTCGCAGTCGTTCTATGGTTTGGATGGGCTATTTCGGTGATAAGAGGCGCTCCTGACGCGTTGATCAAGACACTTCCCGCACCGATAATACCGCGACCGACCACAAACATGGCGACGTTCTTAGCGGCGCCCTGCAGAGCTGCTCCTATACAACATATGAAGGCCCCAGTCGCAATACCAGCGCGGCGGCCGAAGCGATCGCTGACGGAGGAAATCAACGGGATGACAATCAGCCCGCCGATAGGGTAGGCTCCGTTAAAGAGCCCTAGAGTCGCTCCCGTGGGTTCGCCGAAATATGCTCGCCATTGTTGCACAGCTTGGAGACCATTCATTAGGGACCCATCAAAGCTACATTGATAATAGATCATCAGCATTGTTCAAACGTTCAGGTGTAGAGATCCTGGGACGCGTTCTCAAGGGAAAGGGGTGGATCAACCACTCCACGCAGCCTGGCGGTGATGTTGTTTGGATTGAGTGAAACAGCGAAATAGCACATACCCAAGCGTAAAAATTGACACCAACGGGAAGATAATGAGAAGATTTAGGTTGCGCAAGTTCTTATACCGCCACCAATGCTTGGTATCGATGGAGCTCTGTGGTATGGCGAGGGCCGCGGCCTCACGCGCGTCTGTCCCACCGTTGACCGGAACGGGCTTGATGGACTTCATACTGATAAAGAAGGGATTCTCAGGACAAAGAAATATTGCTTCAGCACAGGAAAGCACAACGTGATTTGATGTTGTGTGAGCTGGACTACATGTAATCAGTGTCGAAGGACGCGAGTCAACCCCTAGCATTTTAACATGTTGTGCCTGGCACCCAATTGACCCGAAGCCCGAAGCCTCGGATATACCAGTTATAAACAAATCTTCTTAATCCGCTCTTGCCGCGTGAGTGAAGGCCGGCCTCGTCTAGAAATCGGGCCATGATCAGCTCGGGTGAGTGTGGGATGGAACTTGGTGAGCAGAAACTCCTTGAGAAAAGCGGGGATTCCGTGACATGACTAAGGTCTCCTGAGACAAAGATCCATGAAGACCTGAAGCTTTTCCATAAGACCCGAAGTCTTGCCGAGAATCTTGTGACGGCTAGTCCAACGTGAATGCGGGGGGTGATCCGGGGTGCGGGGGGGGGCACGGTCTAGAATCTCGGGAGGAATAAGGCCGAACCGCCCTCGGGGCCCAGCCCCGATGTGGGGGGTGGTTCGACATGCTGGGGCGGCAGTTATGATTCCAGAGAAAGAGCTGACCACCGTGTGTGTTGTGTTGTCCGCACCTTGACCGGGCTGTGCTGGTGTCATTCGCCGAATTATGGGAAGTGGCCTGCTTGTCAACTGGACCATTCTTGGGAATGTGGACGCATGTCACCCGGCCTCATATATAATCGTTTTGATCCTCCTCCTTAAGTGGTCTGCCTCGCAGTAACTTGCACCTGACCCTCTCACTCTCTGCCTCATGTCTTCCATAAACTTTGATTCAACCTGGATATGGCATCCGGACTGGGTTGAAGATCCAACCTCGTCGTCTGCGGGTGGCTTCGTCAACTTCAGAAGGGAGTTCGTTCTCGATCATATCCCCCAAAATCCTGTCAGAGTACAGATCTCGGCCGACACTAGGTATAAGCTCTACATCAACTCTCGCTTCATCCACGCCGGCCCCGTCAAGGGTGACCAGCAGGCCTGGTTTTTCGACGAGTTAGACATCCAGCCACACCTGCAGCCTGGCACGAACCATGTCGCCATACGCGTGCTGCGATTCTACTACGCCAGCCGGTTCGCGTCAAGCTTCCCAAGAACCCCCTTTCCTGGCCTTCTCATCAGGCAGGTTCCACGCGACGACGTTGATGTACGCAACATTGACATCCACACCAACGAGTCTTGGGAGACAACTATCGACGTATCAGCTCGGTTGCCCAATGATATGAAAGATGATGATTTCCTTCACGTGTTCGAGGATATAGACAGTCGACGCCGCCAGTATCCGATATGGGTGCCCGCCACCATCCAGAAGTTCCTAACTTCGTTTGGGCTTGCTACGCCATGGAGGCTGTCGCCGCGGTTGATTCCATATCCGCAACTAGAACCAACTGCTTTCAAAGCTGTACACAACATACGAAGTTCCGAGACTCGCTCATCATGGGAAAGTATGCTTCTGCAGCCGGAGGGAGGGAAACCCGATATGAGTGTCTTGCTTCCCGCTGGCACTGTACATCACGTCGAGCTCGAAGTCGAACATCACATGACTGCTTATATAGCCTTCCGGTTTTTGAGACCTGTGGCTGGCGGAAGTAGCTTGGTCGTCACGTACTCTGAATGCTACGAGGACGAGCCGGTTCAATTACCATATGTTCGCGTTAAAGGTGATCGTCGTGACACCTCCATGCGCCTGTTCGGGCCCAGGGACCGCTACGTCTTTGCCGGCCCTCTTGAACCTGGGGCAGCTACGCAGCACTACGAAGCGGAAGAGAATGAGGAGTATTTTGCTCCCTTTCACTTCCGTACATTTCGATTCATGGCCTTGGACATCCAAGTTGCAAGCGGTGCGGACCTTGTCCTACAGCGAAtcgacatcaccaagacAAACTACCCTCTACAAGTAGTTGCTGACGTTAATCCGCCACCCGACGCTCAGTGGGCTAGGGATTTATGGACCGTCAGCCTCCGGACCCTTATCAACTGCATGCACGATTGCTACGAAGACTGCCCTTTCTACGAACAACTACAGTACGCAATGGACACGCGAAGCTCTGCACTTTTCACTTATTGTATTTCTGGGGATGACCGCCTCGCCCGACAGGCTATCATGCAGTTACATAATTCCTTCCAGCCGGCAATTGGTCTGACGGCCAGTCGTGCACCGGCGCATCATCTCCAGATTATCCCTCATTTTTCACTGTTTTGGGTCTGCATGGTCGTGGACCACTACGACTATTTCGGGGATGCAAAATTTGTCAATAAGTTCCTGTCAATGAGTTATGCGGTCTTGGAGACATTCAACAGCCGTATCGACGCCAAACTCGGCCTAGTACGTAGCGTTGAGGCCTTGGATCAGTGGGATTTCGTCGACTGGGTTGACGCATGGAAACCCTTCGGGATCCCACCAGCTGCGCGAAGAACTAGCTTTCAGACGTTCACTAATTCTCTGTATGCCTATACTCTCAAGCGTCTGGCTGCGATGTTGAGTGACATGGGCCGAGAAAATCTGGCGGGTGCATACAACGCGCAAGCAGATATCATCGTACGAGCTATTCAAGATCACTGCTTTGATGGTCATTATTTTACGGACGGCCTTGCAAGGCAAGCTGAGTCGACAGACTATAGCCAGCACAACCAAGTGTGGGCAGTTCTATGTGGAGCAGTCTCTGATGAGAGAGGTGCGAATCTTCTGACTCGGTCACTAGCCACCGCAGACACGCAAACAAACCTACGCTCAGATTCTGACCCACCAGGAACGCAATTGAGCTTACGGAACCGGATCCTCACTCCCACGTCCACTGCAATGTCATTCTACACCTTTCGGGCTTTATCACAGGTTGGAAGAGGCGTTTACGAGGCGCATTTCAGTCGTCTTTGGGACCCGTGGCGAGCTCAACTAGCGCAGAATGTCACCACCTGGGTCGAAGACAACGTATCACAACGTTCCGATTGCCACGCCTGGGGCAGTCTGCCGCTGTACGAGTTTATTGCCGAAGTTGCTGGAGTTAAGCCCACCGCGCCTGGCTGGGCAGCCATCTCATTCAAGCCTCGGCTCAACCTATTCCGAACACTAGACGTCAAGGTGCCATTAGGAGGAACGCCGGGGTCCAGAGTCGCCCGGGTGCAATGGACCACATACGATGGAGATGCCAAAGTGAAGGTGACCCTATCCGTAGAGTTCTTGCCCGGAGCGGGTCTGGATGGCGATATCAAGTTGCCTATCTACGTCAGCCTGCCCGATGGGCGCAGTGAGACGATTCACGGTCCTGGGATCGCAGAGTTTGACATTGACGTGGCAGCAGCCGCCCGATGAACCATACTACTCTAATGAGGGTTGCGTGTAACTTAATCAAATACAACTTCTCACGAAGGATGAGAATCTACTTTATCTGGAAGCAGAGGCCCTCTAAAGATGTGGCAGTTGCGTGATGGAACGTCGCCGCTCGACCACAGAGACAAATCGCTTGAGCTCTGCCACATCGCTCCCAACCCCGATATCCATACCTTCCCAATTTGGGTCTCATTTCCCTCCCTGGAAACTTACTTACTTCCTTCAAACTTCCTTGGAGAAAGGTAGACGTGGAGAGGCTTTTTCTGCCAAATCATGTACATCTCGCTATCCTCG
This region includes:
- a CDS encoding General substrate transporter, which translates into the protein MKSIKPVPVNGGTDAREAAALAIPQSSIDTKHWWRYKNLRNLNLLIIFPLVSIFTLGFDGSLMNGLQAVQQWRAYFGEPTGATLGLFNGAYPIGGLIVIPLISSVSDRFGRRAGIATGAFICCIGAALQGAAKNVAMFVVGRGIIGAGSVLINASGAPLITEIAHPNHRTTATALFQTSYALGSIVAAWTTFGTFRIHSSASWRVPCALQGLPSVIQLIGLWFVPESPRWLVSRGRDEDALKMLAKYHAEGDESDALVQFEFNEIREALALDEANDWGNIFLNYWEFMRTPGNRLRFFILTWCACISQMSGNAFISYYLSPILTAAGLTSSLQQTLINATSQMLSWFSALYFATLPGKVGRRKLFLWALASVFVCLIAITTGSAIFAENPSNKSAGYAVVAFIYLFSPAYNLGLNGNLGLYITEILPYNLRLRGMAVFQFWTLGFIALSTFAIPVGLEDMAWKFYTIFIGWVMVEFAMVWWLYPETKGPSLEEICHIFDGVPEQDAIDMEKAGEKRRNQLETVEHIN
- a CDS encoding Six-hairpin glycosidase, with protein sequence MSSINFDSTWIWHPDWVEDPTSSSAGGFVNFRREFVLDHIPQNPVRVQISADTRYKLYINSRFIHAGPVKGDQQAWFFDELDIQPHLQPGTNHVAIRVLRFYYASRFASSFPRTPFPGLLIRQVPRDDVDVRNIDIHTNESWETTIDVSARLPNDMKDDDFLHVFEDIDSRRRQYPIWVPATIQKFLTSFGLATPWRLSPRLIPYPQLEPTAFKAVHNIRSSETRSSWESMLLQPEGGKPDMSVLLPAGTVHHVELEVEHHMTAYIAFRFLRPVAGGSSLVVTYSECYEDEPVQLPYVRVKGDRRDTSMRLFGPRDRYVFAGPLEPGAATQHYEAEENEEYFAPFHFRTFRFMALDIQVASGADLVLQRIDITKTNYPLQVVADVNPPPDAQWARDLWTVSLRTLINCMHDCYEDCPFYEQLQYAMDTRSSALFTYCISGDDRLARQAIMQLHNSFQPAIGLTASRAPAHHLQIIPHFSLFWVCMVVDHYDYFGDAKFVNKFLSMSYAVLETFNSRIDAKLGLVRSVEALDQWDFVDWVDAWKPFGIPPAARRTSFQTFTNSLYAYTLKRLAAMLSDMGRENLAGAYNAQADIIVRAIQDHCFDGHYFTDGLARQAESTDYSQHNQVWAVLCGAVSDERGANLLTRSLATADTQTNLRSDSDPPGTQLSLRNRILTPTSTAMSFYTFRALSQVGRGVYEAHFSRLWDPWRAQLAQNVTTWVEDNVSQRSDCHAWGSLPLYEFIAEVAGVKPTAPGWAAISFKPRLNLFRTLDVKVPLGGTPGSRVARVQWTTYDGDAKVKVTLSVEFLPGAGLDGDIKLPIYVSLPDGRSETIHGPGIAEFDIDVAAAAR